In Gracilinanus agilis isolate LMUSP501 chromosome 1, AgileGrace, whole genome shotgun sequence, the sequence CTTCAGGCCGGCTGCAGCGGGGAAGATGGCGGAACGCGGCTATAGCTTTTCGCTGACCACTTTCAGGTAAGGGCGGCCGGGCCAGCGCGTAGCAGCGGCTTAAGGCCCGATGGGGCTGGCTCTCTGGTGGCTGGAGGCGAGGGACATGGAGCTGCCTCGGAATCCAGAGCCGGGGTTGGGGCCGGTACTGGGGCGGGGGCGGCGGTGCCGAGTCACTGTGAACCCCGCCGGCCCAGGGCCTGGGCCGGAGCTGGGGTATGGGCCGGAGCTAGGGCCGGAGTCGGGGCCTGTACTGGAGGTGAAGTCGGGGCAGGGGCCCAGAGGCGGCGACGCACCCGGCCGGGGAAGCCTGGGGTCTGCGCTTTCACTTTTCCTTCCGCGCCTAGCCGGCCTCCTCCCCGTGCATCCAGCTGGAGGCTCCTGGGCTCGTCCACTCGACCCTCTCCCTAGGTAGGAGCCCCAGCGGGCAGCCCGCGGAAGTTGGAGGGGGCAGGGAGGCCATAGGGGCTTGGACTCTGGCCTGGAAGCGTTCAAGGACTTGTCTACTGTGCCTGACACGCCAGATGGATCTAGGGATTGTCGCTATTGTACTCAGATGAGGAtgtaacagataaggaaacagaggcaggcagGGCTGAAGTGACActtccaggaagtgtctgaagccagatttgagcccagaacctcccatctccaggcttgactctccactgagccactctgAGCAAAACTAGGGTAAGTGATAAGCCGGTGGGGTTTATTAAACGAGAGGACACCTTGATTAGACTATTTTATAGAACATTTTAGTCACTAGTGGAGACTGGATTGGGGGGGGTCGTTAGTTGTCACATGTATGTAGTATGGACTGACTTCTGTGGTTAGACTAGGTGACCTTTAAGATCTCTGCCAACTCTAACATTCCATAATTCAGGGAGAGAAACCCAGTAGAAGGCTATTgcagggggcagtgaggtggcccaGTGCATAGAGAGAGCCAGTCTCTGAGGTgggtagtcctgggttcaaatctggcttcagacacttcctagctgagtgaatctgggtaggtcacttacctccattgcctcacccttactgctcctctgtcttggaCCCAATTCCCAACCtcaataagatggaaggtaaaagtttaaaagagagTGAGGCCATTGCAGCAGTAAGAGCACCTGAAAGGGGACttgtaggggtgtgtgtgtgtagcttaAGAGTGAGGATCACAATCGATCAgcaaacctactatgtgccaggccctgctcTCAAGATGCTCctgatggggtgggggtggggggtcaggactggaaggaagccagggaggtcagtagtcatCAGAGGAGGGATGGGGGACACCAGAAAGAATGCCCAGAGCAGAGAGATCTTGTTAATGGAAAACCCAGGAGGCTGGTGGCCCTGCATGGAAgaggaataaggtataagaaggctGGAGAGGTATGAGGAGACTCTGGAGGCCATAGGGAGCCATGGGCGGTTTTTGAGTGGGGAGGAGGGTGACATGGGCCCATCCCTTTGGTGGCCAAATGTATAGGGTTGAGGAGAGAGCCTGGGGGCATGTTGCAGTATTCCCGGTGTTAGGTTTGGAGGGTCTGCTCCAGGGTgggggcagtgtcagaggagggaaAAGTTCTGAGAATTCAGGAGGCACTGCAGAGGGTGACTGAGGCCACAAGCCTGATGAGGGCAGCCTGGGCCGGTGGTGTTGCTCTCTGGAAATAGGGTAACGAGGTCTGTGCTGGACATGGTTAGTTCAAGGTGtctaaaaggaggaggaggagggatgggAGAGGCCCGTTTGAGAAGCATCTGCCCAGAGACAACCAAAGGGACAGTGGAGGAGTGGAGAAGCCACTCTCTGGGGCAGCCGGAGCTGGCTCTGGGCCAGTCTGGTGAAGGAGCTGGGCCATGTGTATTGGGCTGCTGAAGAAGAGTGTGGAGGGAAAGGAATGGGGGGCCAGACACAGGGAAAGCTGGAGGGGAGGGTTCAAGGACGAGGAGCCAGCAAGGAACAGCTGGACAGCAGAGAACTCACTCCTTGGGACAGGTGAAAACCATATTGCAAGAGAGGCGGCTAGTGTGGACGGTTTTTTAGGAGTTTGAGAAAGGGAAGGTCTGCtgaggggtttggggggggggtaagtgGACGCctctgggagagaggagaggttgGAGGGAGATGAGTGATGGGGCCTCCTGGGATCCTCCTAGCCCGTAGCTACTGGTGTTACAGGTGGGAAAGCAAAAgctgctgctcctgctcctgctcctgctcctgctcctgctcctgctcctgctcctgcccctgctcctgcccctgcccctgcccctgcccctgcccctgcccctgcccctgccgGCTTCTTTCTTGAATCTCCAAGAACTGGCTCAGTGATTGTACAGATAACTTTGGGGGCTGAGCGTGAGAGACTCAAGCTCTCCCCGCCACCTCTAGGAAGGTAGCCCCAGCTGTGCAGTTTGGCAGACAGTTTGGCAGACGGGTATTAGACAGGGACTGAGTGCAAGGCCCAGAGAGCCTTGCAGAATGCACACAGAGtcatttccctccccccctcccccccaaagagAGATCCAGGAAGGCCTCCTGGAGGAAGTGCCCGAGCCTCGCCTACATTTACCTTGAGGGTCTGGTCTCTGAAAAGCATGGGGAGGTTGGCAGCCTTCAAAGGGCCCCCCATCTCTGGCCACTGACTTTGGCGCCTGTGGGGAGTTCTGGCCTCTGGCATGAGCTCCTAAGGCAGGGGGAGGGGCCCCATCTGACAGGAGAAGGGAAGACCATGGGAGCCTCCCATTGGCCCCGCCTGCCAGGTGAAGTTGTTACAATGTAGCTCTAGCTGTGGGCAGCTACAGATACATTGTTGCCCCTCAGCCTTGCCTTTGCAAGTGATCTCTGCTGGAGCAGCAGCTGCCGGGTTGGGGCTCTGCCCCAGACAGCCAAGAGGTTTGCGGTTGGTCCGTGTGCCCAGGCCTGTGCTGGGCTGTGTTGAccgaagggagaggagaggagggggctcGAGGCCTGCCTGCAACGCTTACAAACATTCTGCAGATTGGCTTCTTGAATGACGTCATCCTAGGGATGAGCCGGGCAGACCCTCCGAGGTCCCCTCCTAACCTCGAGTCTTTCTGCCTCTAGTCCTTCTGGGAAGCTTGTTCAGATCGAGTATGCCCTGGCGGCCGTAGCTGGAGGAGCCCCTTCTGTTGGAATTAAAGGTAAAGGGGGGGTGGGGGCCCTCCGGGTACTGGGGGGCTTTTCGTTTCCTCTCTGAGGCCCCCACGTGATTCTTCCTGCGGTCCATCGGATTCTGTTCTCTCGGCTGGCCGTTTCCTTGTACTTGGATGCTGCCTCGTGCGGGGACGCCCGGGGGACACCCCAGGCCTGCCCAGGCCCTCATTCCTCGGCCAAGGGGGGAGCCGCCAGGCAGGGGAGAGAGTCCGGCCGGGGTTCATTTGGGACAGACGGGGTGGAGTCGAAGCCTGTGTCCTTTCAGCGGCCAACGGCGTGGTGCTGGCCACGGAGAAGAAGCAGAAGTCCATCCTGTACGACGAAAGGAGCGTCCACAAGGTGGAGCCCATCACCAAGCACATCGGCCTGGTCTACAGCGGCATGGGCCCCGACTACAGGTCTGCCCCCGGGCACGGAGGGGGGCTTTGGGGTCCCCGGCGGTGAGGCCGCTCTGACCACTTTCCCTCCTGCCCGGCAGAGTGCTGGTCCACCGAGCCCGGAAGCTGGCGCAGCAGTACTACCTGGTGTACCACGAGCCCATCCCCACGGCCCAGCTGGTGCAGAGGGTGGCTTCAGTGATGCAGGAGTACACACAGTCGGGGTGAGTGCccggggcggggtgggggggcgTCTCGGCCATCCCTGGGATGGTTCAGAAGCACCCCCAGAGCCTGGATTCCAGCTTCCCGAGTCACGTGTGACCTCTTGGGCTTCTCTGGACCCCCGATTTCACATTCCATGGAGAAAGGCCGCCGCTCGGCGCCTTCCCGCTTGTTGCAGAACGTCGGTTTGGTTTGCTTTTCCGAGGGTGGCGTTTGTCACCTGCAACGGGCACCCTGCGGTGGCCGAAGCTCCCCCCGGACAGAGCAGCCCGTTTTCCTGTGTTCTCTCTCCAGGGGTGTCCGTCCTTTCGGGGTGTCGCTGCTCATTTGTGGTTGGAACGAGGGCCGGCCCTATTTGTTCCAGTCGGATCCCTCTGTGAGTATCAGACTTGAAGCCTCTGTCAGAGAATCGCGGGAGCTTGAGGCAGGGGCGTCCCACGTTCCCGTGCCACCGTCCGTTAGGGCTTCCGGCCTCCATGTCCCTGGGTGTCACATGGGGTGTGCAGAGGCCCCTGCCAGGCCCTCGGCGTTTGTGTGGCCTCCTTGGTAGCCTCAGCCAGTGATTGCCCAGCTGGAGAGGTCCATGCCCTTAGCCACACCTGCCAAGGagtctgggggggaggggctcgTCTGCTGTTCCAGCGCCCAGCACGCCGTTTGATGCTCTTCAGGGCCTTGAAATCCCATAGAATCAGGCCGAGTCTGAGTGACTCCAGGAAAAGCTTCCGGGGCGCTCGTACTGGACACCCAGCTCTTAAGCTCAGTCGGGAGCTCCCGAAGCCCTTGTCTAAGCGCAGCTGTCTGTACGGCGCCCCCCCTCCGAGCATCTCCTCTGGAGCCAGAATGAAACGGCTGCTCTGGGACCAGCAGGCGGCGGcggggagagaggggggagggaggttaCTTTCCTCGCAGCTCCATTTAGCTCACTATTCTGTGGCCACCACTGGAGCCCCCTCACCCCGCTCACAGGGAAGTCCAGCACAAAcatgaagagaagagagcaaaatcccttcttgcctcagtttatccaaCTTCTCTGCCCACTCACTCTGGCGTGGCGTAGCTCAGGGGCCAGCTGTGGCTCTCTCTTGCCCTGCCTCCTGTCTTGGGATCTCTTGGTCTTTGGCTTCCTTTTTCGGGCTGCCACTCTGTCCTCGTGACCCGACCCACCCAGTGCTCTCCTTTGCACAGTCTCTGCTCCTGGGTCACGTTCACTCCAGCTCTCGCCAGGAGCCGCCCTGGGAAGTGGGGGGCTGGTCAGTTTCCTTCTCCCAGCCTGTTCCCCCCCCCAAATCCTTCCCTGAGAAGATGCTGAGGAGGTTCTTGGGGACTCCAGGCTAAGGGAAGCCGggtagtgggggtgggggtgggggtggggaggacctTCCGGGAGGCGTCTAGGCCACTCTTGGGGCCTGGCGGATTCCCTCTGGGTAAGGCCTGTTCCCTCCCCTTTCTGACTAGGGAGCTTACTTTGCTTGGAAAGCTACAGCCATGGGCAAGAACTACGTGAATGGGAAAACTTTCCTGGAGAAAAGGTGGGTGCCGCGCCGGCTCCTCTGGTTCCctgtgggggtgtgggggggtcCTACGGGTTCGGCTCCTAGACCTAACCTTTGCTCTTGGAATAAATCCGTGGTCTCCTCGGCCCTTGGATTGTTTCTGTCACCGTGAGGCCTGGGGGTGCCAGTTCTGCTGTTCCACCTGATGATTCTCCCCCATTGGGGGGGGCTATTTTATCTCAAACATTATTTGATCTAGAACCAATCCCAGGGCGAGGAATGCCGGCCATTCTGGACGTTTTTGtattgaaatctggccttaaagAAGAGCCAGCAGAGAGCGGCTTCCCTGCCGAGGGGCACCAGGCCGATTCTTGTCCAACTCGCCGTGCAGATTTTTCTCGGGGCTCACTGTGCCATCAGGATttctggggaggagggggggatTCCTTTGAGCTACTCCGGAGGTGACACACAGACTAAGAGGCCTCCTGGCCTTGTTAAACTCTccctagtggctcagtggagagtcctgggttcagatctggcttcagacctcCCTAGCAGGGCCCCTGccccccattgctagcccttgtGCCTGGGAATGGGCGCCCAGGCCTGGCCCTGAGAGAAGGAATCTCCACGGAGACTAAGGCCGCCTTCCTTTGTTCCTAACTAGATACAATGAGGATCTGGAGCTGGAGGACGCCATTCATACAGCCATCTTAACACTCAAGGTGAGAGGCCAGTGGGGGCGGGGACGGGGCTTGGGGGCCTTGGGGCGGGGCGTCCTCATTAACGTCAGCGATTGCCCCGCCCTGAGCGTCCTGTGTCCGCCCATTCCCCAGGAGAGCTTTGAAGGGCAGATGACAGAAGACAACATAGAGGTGGGCATCTGCAACGAGGCGGGGTTCCGAAGGCTCACCCCCACCGAAGTCAAGGATTACCTGGCCGCCATCGCATGAGCGTCAGCCCGAGCGGCCCCGATTTACGATTTGAAGCGTTTCCAAATGTTTGGGTTCTTCTGGTTTTTGCATACTTCTTTCTACCTAGTTGAGTGGACTCGAGTTTTTAAAACGACAGCTGTCGGCGATCCTAATAAAAGTGCTCAATCCAGCGTTGTGGTGGTGGGCCAGAAGGAAGGATGTGGGCGGCCCGGCCAGCGGGGGGAGGGGATAGGGCTGGGGGAGAAAGTCCAGAACCCCGAGGGGAGCGGGCGAGGGAGG encodes:
- the PSMA2 gene encoding proteasome subunit alpha type-2, which codes for MAERGYSFSLTTFSPSGKLVQIEYALAAVAGGAPSVGIKAANGVVLATEKKQKSILYDERSVHKVEPITKHIGLVYSGMGPDYRVLVHRARKLAQQYYLVYHEPIPTAQLVQRVASVMQEYTQSGGVRPFGVSLLICGWNEGRPYLFQSDPSGAYFAWKATAMGKNYVNGKTFLEKRYNEDLELEDAIHTAILTLKESFEGQMTEDNIEVGICNEAGFRRLTPTEVKDYLAAIA